A genomic stretch from Deinococcus roseus includes:
- a CDS encoding DUF4007 family protein, translating into MLTLPLSRTSFSGHESFALRYSWLPKAVQGLPEHPDLFLLEDATTLLGVGKNMVSSIRHWCTVMQLIQPVRGHKGHFEPTELAGLLLSEKGWDPCLEDPGTLWLLHHLMLQNPEEATLWHLLFTVFRTDTFTRQEVVVWVMDLLQHQGGSRANVNSIERDFEVLIRTYLPALSPRGQVGEESFDSPLVELGLLKRVDRNTFGFVRGEHRSLPDAIFAYALVDHWQKHFEQVSTVNLERFMYHPGAPGAAFKLTETAFLNRVDQVQALTGIHFDDTAGMRSLIRSADWTPTTLQSLLRHHYAGEGQNA; encoded by the coding sequence ATGCTCACCCTCCCGTTATCCCGAACCTCCTTCAGCGGACATGAATCCTTTGCCCTGCGTTACAGTTGGCTGCCCAAAGCCGTGCAGGGCCTCCCGGAACACCCCGATCTGTTTTTGCTTGAAGATGCCACCACCCTGCTCGGGGTGGGAAAGAACATGGTGAGCAGCATCCGGCATTGGTGCACCGTGATGCAACTGATTCAGCCTGTCAGAGGACACAAAGGGCATTTTGAGCCCACGGAGCTTGCCGGGCTTCTCCTATCTGAAAAAGGCTGGGATCCTTGCCTTGAAGATCCGGGAACGTTGTGGCTGCTGCACCACCTGATGTTGCAGAACCCCGAGGAGGCCACCCTGTGGCACCTGCTTTTCACGGTTTTCCGCACAGACACCTTCACAAGGCAGGAGGTGGTGGTGTGGGTGATGGATCTGCTGCAACATCAGGGAGGTTCACGTGCGAATGTGAATTCCATAGAGCGGGATTTTGAGGTGCTGATCCGCACCTACCTGCCTGCCCTGAGCCCCAGAGGTCAGGTGGGAGAGGAATCTTTCGATTCCCCCCTTGTAGAGTTGGGCCTCTTGAAAAGGGTGGACCGAAACACCTTCGGTTTTGTCAGGGGAGAGCACAGAAGCCTCCCGGATGCCATTTTTGCCTATGCCCTGGTGGACCACTGGCAAAAGCACTTTGAACAGGTCTCCACAGTCAATCTGGAACGGTTCATGTACCACCCGGGTGCTCCGGGAGCAGCATTCAAACTGACCGAAACGGCTTTTCTGAACCGGGTGGATCAGGTGCAGGCTTTGACCGGGATTCACTTTGACGATACCGCAGGGATGCGCAGCCTGATTCGTTCTGCAGACTGGACCCCCACCACCCTGCAAAGCCTGCTCAGGCACCACTATGCAGGGGAAGGACAAAACGCATGA
- a CDS encoding S8 family peptidase produces MNRVTSAALLTLTLALASCNSTAPQDAGLPMPSSKNTVTEAPIYGNSASGEYIVVFRKTATVQGQSISKLGAGQVVQMLGLEKQGVQVQAVYSDVLDGFAAKLSGSNVQKLTADPRVAYLQAVQTYHAVDTQTSPPSWGLDRIDQQNLPLSNSYTYSTSGTGVTAYILDTGLNTTHVAFSGRASIGYDVINDGQNGKDCQGHGTHVAGTIGSSTYGVAKNVKLVAVRVLGCDGTGSNQGIIQAINWVAQNAQKPAVVNMSLGPQSRSVDQAMDDAIASAISRGITFVLAAGNSNDDACYYSPARTPAAITVASSTSTDARSSFSNYGTCVDIFAPGSNITSTWIGSTTATNTISGTSMASPHTAGAAALVLSANPAFTPQQVRDTLVNTATQNKITDPKGTANRLLFVGQGTTQPPTTDPCSGTNCSKYTGSLSSGQSAYQPNNTYFNYAGGTLKGWLKGPSGSDFDLVLYKWNGSAWQAVSRAETSSSDESITYNAGSGYYTWEVVAYSGSGSYSFWMQK; encoded by the coding sequence ATGAACCGAGTCACTTCTGCTGCTTTACTGACCCTCACCCTTGCACTGGCATCCTGCAACAGCACTGCACCGCAGGACGCTGGGCTTCCCATGCCCAGCAGCAAAAACACTGTCACTGAAGCGCCCATTTATGGCAACAGTGCTTCTGGAGAGTACATTGTGGTGTTCCGCAAAACGGCCACCGTGCAGGGACAGAGCATCAGCAAACTGGGTGCCGGACAGGTGGTGCAGATGCTGGGCCTTGAAAAACAGGGTGTGCAGGTGCAGGCCGTGTACAGCGATGTGCTGGATGGTTTCGCAGCGAAACTCAGTGGCAGCAACGTGCAGAAACTCACTGCCGACCCACGGGTGGCTTACCTGCAGGCCGTGCAGACCTACCATGCCGTGGACACCCAGACGAGTCCTCCTTCCTGGGGCCTGGACCGCATTGACCAGCAAAACCTTCCCCTCAGCAACAGTTACACCTACAGCACGAGCGGCACGGGCGTCACCGCTTACATTCTGGACACGGGCCTCAACACCACCCATGTGGCTTTTAGCGGGCGGGCTTCCATCGGGTACGACGTGATCAACGATGGCCAGAACGGCAAGGACTGCCAGGGGCACGGCACACACGTTGCAGGCACCATTGGCAGCAGCACCTACGGGGTGGCGAAAAACGTGAAACTGGTGGCCGTGCGGGTGCTGGGCTGTGACGGAACCGGCAGCAACCAGGGCATCATTCAGGCCATCAACTGGGTGGCCCAGAACGCACAGAAGCCCGCCGTGGTCAACATGAGCCTGGGGCCGCAGAGCAGAAGCGTCGATCAGGCCATGGATGACGCCATTGCCAGTGCCATTTCCAGAGGCATCACCTTTGTGCTGGCTGCAGGCAACTCCAACGATGACGCCTGTTATTACAGTCCTGCCCGCACCCCTGCTGCGATCACTGTGGCCAGCAGCACCAGCACCGATGCGCGTTCCAGTTTCAGCAACTACGGCACTTGCGTGGACATCTTTGCTCCGGGCAGCAACATCACCTCCACCTGGATTGGCAGCACCACCGCCACCAACACCATCTCCGGGACCAGCATGGCCAGTCCCCACACGGCAGGCGCAGCAGCCCTGGTGCTTTCCGCCAACCCCGCCTTCACCCCCCAGCAGGTGCGGGACACCCTGGTGAACACCGCCACCCAGAACAAGATCACCGATCCTAAAGGCACAGCCAACCGTCTGCTGTTCGTGGGTCAGGGCACCACCCAGCCCCCCACCACGGACCCTTGCAGTGGCACCAACTGCAGCAAGTACACCGGGAGCCTCAGCAGCGGACAGAGCGCCTACCAGCCCAACAACACCTATTTCAATTACGCTGGCGGCACCCTGAAGGGCTGGCTGAAAGGTCCCTCTGGCAGCGACTTTGACCTGGTGCTCTACAAATGGAACGGCAGCGCATGGCAGGCGGTCAGCCGTGCAGAAACCTCCAGCAGCGATGAAAGCATCACCTACAACGCAGGCAGCGGGTACTACACCTGGGAAGTTGTGGCATACTCAGGCAGCGGCAGTTACAGCTTCTGGATGCAGAAATAA
- a CDS encoding phosphotransferase enzyme family protein, with protein sequence MDVLTFEMLMKACQAFGVQVKDIQPLPGHRTRYRITDDHGKMHLLNAENSFLGDLMDYKCQLLVSVAYFLTYLKRKTDLPLPEPLLTREDELTFVGNFFCFSMLTWVEGEPIKALNQSQAFQAGSIMATLHHRQQGFERAEGFTRPWPTQDHLRHSWYRIQHNAHLQQEDIERIEALLARRTGFRYRSRDDLPESGLIHGDFKLQNYVLNRGKLRIVDFDHLQHNSFLYDIAVAFTSIHDPKLKHRFLEGYQSVAPLPGNLEDGLNRAYLEATIHRIGAHHRVLRCPEWIRKEAPLLVKLARRYEQGAFSALD encoded by the coding sequence ATGGATGTGCTGACCTTCGAAATGCTGATGAAAGCCTGCCAGGCTTTCGGGGTGCAGGTGAAGGACATCCAGCCTTTGCCAGGGCACCGGACCAGGTACAGGATCACCGATGACCACGGCAAAATGCACCTACTGAACGCTGAAAACAGTTTCTTAGGGGACTTGATGGATTACAAATGCCAATTGCTGGTCTCCGTGGCTTACTTCCTGACTTACCTGAAACGCAAAACAGACTTGCCCCTCCCTGAGCCCCTCCTGACCCGGGAGGATGAACTCACCTTTGTGGGCAACTTCTTCTGCTTTTCCATGCTCACCTGGGTGGAAGGGGAACCCATCAAGGCCCTCAACCAGTCTCAGGCTTTTCAGGCAGGCAGCATCATGGCCACCTTGCACCACAGGCAGCAGGGCTTTGAACGTGCCGAGGGATTCACACGTCCCTGGCCCACCCAGGATCACCTCAGGCACAGCTGGTACCGCATCCAGCACAATGCCCATTTGCAGCAGGAAGACATCGAGCGGATCGAAGCCCTGCTGGCACGCCGCACAGGCTTCAGGTACCGTTCCAGAGATGACCTGCCCGAATCCGGGTTGATCCATGGGGATTTCAAATTGCAAAATTACGTGCTGAACAGGGGAAAGCTGCGGATTGTGGACTTTGATCACCTGCAGCACAACTCCTTTCTTTATGACATTGCCGTTGCTTTCACCTCCATTCACGACCCGAAACTCAAACACCGTTTCCTGGAAGGCTACCAGAGCGTAGCTCCCCTGCCAGGCAATCTGGAAGACGGCCTGAACCGCGCCTACCTTGAGGCCACCATTCACAGGATCGGCGCACACCACCGGGTGCTGCGTTGTCCAGAGTGGATCCGCAAGGAAGCGCCCCTGCTGGTGAAACTGGCCCGCAGGTACGAGCAAGGAGCATTCAGTGCGCTGGATTGA
- a CDS encoding RecQ family ATP-dependent DNA helicase: MLPVVNKITEHLRLHGPQAISVLAKHLNIHLETVQGALTRSGGQLRLEGEKVVLVTPGEVVENLPAGVMDRFVVLDLETTDTDPESAEILEVAALKVQGMQVVGRYQAFVKRSHVPRHITELTGITPEDVQQGKELPQVMRELQAFLGDLPVVGHNLLAYDWRVLDRHCQQVMLPLKPTLKVDTLLFAGWVMSTLAEPPEVHQLGSLYTRLTGIVVDGLHRAEEDCKVTLEVLRELLDLVRTLPEKSLQVLGQLPLPELRFLLPHQGVPVKVFLKNAEDLLKRQAHVKMVEGTGNRPLSLDRLLTEPRPGQVKMAHQVEQALVSQHARAVIEAPTGTGKTRAYLFPALTASIKTTGLGPVYISTFTRQLQDQVLEEAKRIQHDFKFRLLVLKGVKNYFCPLQLSDLLSLSEDSEGNLDLSEQQARAVALLLLHTDKGEFSDIPENPVTRTAGFALIRERCQVNALRCRTDCPFHDRCAYFPLHKGEKGANVVVVNHTLLLQRQSVLSPDPQEANQLPIRRVVVDEAHEFTEAAQSALKRSFSLSSLRGLLQKLWRESVRRLPASRRSEISQALVALLEPYRQHGNLGSVYLELKRQKDSNPLEPQHLDEVLGRELASMASPPEALITAYHQLRSTFMNRSGLLSAIQTEAVFQKNTLLLRHATNVSLLIGRFSAEMDQVIERAKRFALQYGRGQAGFGFQASVDEVTRKTEEYRTLEVGFRRLQQLLDRFVKLIGDLHPAKNRQDEWLYVLSQFKVMQQTLAGLLEYQPSDEVYAVGFSDEHVELWSTPLWVRSRLHTLWDLLPVLVFTSATLRIPGVGPALRGKGDVEDFGLFEEDLALGEAQYTVLQPVLPYHLSHVLFANHLPLYKKKIFPDLVGQEIRQFAPQLPGGSLHIFTANTRLRRAAQKQDPNWVWSSQQMGADVLVKRLRKTRQGHGLGSAGFIQGVDVPGLSMVSLDRTPFPIPDIILEKQRQAMTDFGEYWERVYLPRGIIKFVQAYGRLIRQHDRMDQGAFVLWDRRLATASYQSRFLGALPVPSERVHRPKNRGLFYEALGGIFGKPFEAGELISPKMQYLERLRADLRALDQDQWKEVLLDAVSFLFEIESPSWRDLQLEGILQALHGDDVMVLLPTGGGKSLIFQLPALVAEGYTVVVSPLVALIQDQVQKLEELGLPVAGLWGGLSRAEQSVVLSEVENGNVKLLYVSPERINRSVELQHLLKSLPPERVVFDEAHCLLEWGHDFRPDYQKVTVRLAELGLRPALSAFTATLPVRKHSELISALGLKLQASGVLTRPIDRPNLHLMVQTVTKKDKLQQVVDVVNGCSQNPQLRGKRMIIYCGSRASTEQIASLLKALGFNAEAYHAGLSPHLRQDLVERFLNHEISVMVATNAFGMGIDAPDVHLVLHCDAPLSLEAYVQEVGRAGRDPALQAFAVTLRSNDSKRARKLIERSYPTADQVRHILETISKLTYPTERELSEQGEIETQNLPTVLHLLEEAGIIEYQHVPGWHRIFPLYGVPLPRDQELKTLMEAQKEQGVHLSRQFFQEATRVQDRLFEYSRQGLLGVTASIPALKITIRKWDLSAYERLRTQRIQSKLERFHDFERYLDSPVCRNQMLSSYFEGRVTEPCGHCDHCKTVVALPWALSDRKRQVDLSQLWDPRREILSLMLEWDKQKMQRGQGKVIGLLMGREGSQDSKTGSFKPYSAEELSSPHFARLKFVDEKKVRQALEDLLSERHVEKVTLESGFDVLKLTDRGREHIRQYRR; this comes from the coding sequence GTGCTGCCTGTCGTCAACAAAATCACGGAACACCTGCGGTTGCATGGTCCGCAAGCCATAAGTGTGCTGGCAAAGCACCTCAACATTCACCTGGAGACGGTGCAGGGGGCCCTCACCCGCAGTGGAGGACAGTTGCGGCTGGAAGGGGAAAAGGTGGTGCTGGTCACTCCGGGAGAAGTGGTGGAAAACCTGCCTGCCGGGGTGATGGACCGTTTTGTGGTGCTGGACCTGGAGACCACCGACACCGATCCAGAAAGTGCAGAGATCCTGGAGGTGGCCGCCCTGAAAGTGCAGGGCATGCAGGTGGTGGGACGTTACCAGGCCTTTGTGAAGCGCAGCCATGTTCCGCGCCACATCACCGAACTGACCGGAATCACCCCTGAGGATGTGCAGCAAGGCAAAGAACTCCCGCAGGTGATGCGTGAACTTCAGGCTTTTCTGGGGGACCTGCCGGTGGTGGGCCACAACCTGCTGGCTTACGACTGGCGGGTGCTGGACCGGCATTGCCAGCAGGTGATGCTGCCCCTGAAACCCACCCTCAAGGTGGACACCCTGTTGTTTGCTGGCTGGGTGATGTCCACGCTGGCAGAGCCTCCAGAGGTGCATCAACTGGGGAGCCTGTACACCCGCCTCACCGGTATTGTGGTGGATGGCCTGCACCGCGCAGAAGAGGACTGCAAGGTTACCCTGGAGGTGCTCAGGGAACTGCTGGATCTGGTGCGCACCTTGCCAGAGAAGTCCCTGCAGGTGCTGGGTCAATTGCCGCTGCCAGAGTTGCGTTTTTTGCTTCCCCATCAGGGTGTGCCAGTCAAGGTCTTCCTGAAAAATGCAGAGGACCTGCTGAAACGCCAGGCCCATGTGAAAATGGTGGAGGGCACGGGAAACCGGCCCCTGTCCCTGGACCGTTTGCTGACAGAGCCACGTCCCGGACAGGTCAAGATGGCGCATCAGGTGGAACAGGCCCTGGTTTCCCAGCATGCCCGCGCGGTGATTGAAGCGCCCACTGGCACAGGCAAAACCCGCGCTTACCTTTTTCCTGCCCTGACGGCCAGCATCAAAACCACCGGGCTGGGCCCGGTGTACATCAGCACCTTCACCCGGCAGTTGCAAGACCAGGTGCTGGAAGAAGCAAAGCGCATCCAGCATGATTTCAAGTTCCGCCTGCTGGTGCTGAAGGGGGTGAAGAACTACTTCTGCCCGCTGCAACTCTCGGACCTGCTGTCCCTCTCAGAAGACAGCGAGGGGAACCTGGACCTCAGTGAGCAGCAGGCCAGGGCAGTGGCCTTGCTGTTGCTGCACACCGACAAGGGAGAGTTCTCGGACATCCCCGAGAACCCGGTGACCCGCACGGCGGGATTTGCCCTCATCCGGGAGCGCTGTCAGGTGAATGCCCTGAGGTGCCGTACCGATTGCCCTTTTCATGACCGCTGTGCTTATTTTCCACTCCACAAAGGAGAGAAAGGCGCGAATGTGGTGGTGGTGAACCACACCCTGCTGCTGCAACGCCAGAGCGTCCTGAGCCCAGATCCACAGGAGGCCAACCAGCTGCCGATCCGCCGGGTGGTGGTCGATGAAGCGCACGAGTTCACCGAAGCGGCCCAGAGTGCCCTCAAGCGCTCTTTCAGCCTCAGTTCCCTCAGGGGGTTGTTGCAAAAATTGTGGCGGGAGTCTGTGCGCAGGTTGCCCGCATCTCGCCGCAGTGAAATCAGTCAGGCTCTGGTGGCTTTGCTGGAGCCGTACCGCCAGCATGGGAACCTGGGAAGTGTGTACCTGGAGTTGAAGCGCCAGAAGGACAGCAACCCCCTGGAGCCCCAGCATCTTGATGAGGTGCTGGGACGTGAGCTTGCCTCCATGGCATCCCCACCAGAAGCGCTGATCACCGCTTACCACCAGTTGCGCAGCACCTTCATGAACCGTTCCGGGCTGCTTTCTGCCATTCAGACCGAAGCGGTTTTTCAAAAGAACACCCTGCTGCTCAGGCATGCCACCAATGTGTCTTTGCTGATTGGCCGTTTCTCTGCAGAGATGGATCAGGTGATTGAACGGGCCAAACGTTTTGCCCTGCAGTACGGTCGGGGACAGGCTGGTTTTGGATTTCAGGCCAGTGTCGATGAGGTGACCCGCAAGACCGAGGAGTACCGCACCCTGGAGGTGGGGTTCCGCCGCTTGCAGCAGTTGCTGGACCGTTTCGTGAAATTGATTGGTGATTTGCACCCGGCCAAAAACCGTCAGGACGAGTGGCTCTATGTGCTCTCTCAATTCAAGGTGATGCAGCAGACGCTTGCAGGCCTGCTGGAGTACCAACCCAGCGATGAGGTGTATGCAGTGGGGTTCAGCGATGAACATGTCGAGCTGTGGAGCACGCCATTGTGGGTGCGCTCCAGGCTGCACACCCTTTGGGATTTGCTGCCCGTGCTGGTGTTCACCAGTGCGACTTTGCGCATCCCGGGGGTGGGTCCAGCCCTTCGGGGCAAAGGGGATGTGGAAGACTTCGGGCTTTTTGAGGAAGACCTTGCTCTGGGCGAAGCCCAGTACACGGTTTTGCAGCCGGTGTTGCCTTACCACCTCAGCCATGTGCTGTTTGCAAACCATCTTCCCCTCTACAAGAAAAAAATCTTTCCCGATCTGGTGGGGCAGGAAATCCGCCAATTTGCTCCGCAACTGCCCGGGGGCAGTTTGCACATCTTCACAGCCAACACCCGCCTGAGACGGGCAGCGCAAAAACAGGACCCCAACTGGGTGTGGTCCAGCCAGCAGATGGGAGCAGATGTGCTGGTGAAGCGCCTGCGCAAGACCCGGCAAGGCCATGGCCTGGGTTCTGCAGGTTTCATACAGGGGGTGGATGTTCCGGGTTTGAGCATGGTGTCCCTGGACCGCACCCCCTTTCCCATTCCTGACATCATCCTGGAGAAGCAGCGTCAGGCCATGACCGATTTTGGAGAGTACTGGGAGCGGGTGTATTTGCCCCGCGGCATCATCAAATTTGTGCAGGCTTATGGCAGGTTGATTCGCCAGCATGACCGTATGGATCAAGGGGCCTTTGTGTTGTGGGACCGTCGCCTGGCCACCGCTTCCTACCAGTCGCGTTTCCTGGGTGCCTTGCCCGTGCCCAGCGAACGGGTGCATCGTCCCAAAAATCGGGGTTTGTTTTATGAAGCCCTGGGGGGCATTTTTGGAAAGCCCTTTGAGGCCGGAGAACTGATCTCACCGAAAATGCAGTACCTGGAGAGGCTTCGTGCCGATTTGCGTGCCCTGGATCAGGACCAGTGGAAGGAGGTGTTGCTGGACGCAGTCTCGTTTCTTTTTGAAATTGAGAGTCCTTCCTGGCGGGATTTGCAGCTCGAAGGCATCCTGCAGGCTTTGCACGGCGATGATGTGATGGTGCTGTTGCCCACCGGGGGTGGCAAAAGCCTGATTTTTCAGCTGCCTGCGCTGGTTGCAGAGGGTTACACGGTGGTGGTTTCCCCGCTGGTGGCCCTGATTCAGGACCAGGTGCAGAAGCTGGAGGAACTGGGCCTCCCGGTGGCCGGTTTGTGGGGTGGTCTGTCCAGGGCCGAACAATCGGTGGTGCTCAGCGAAGTGGAAAATGGCAATGTGAAACTGCTTTATGTTTCTCCTGAACGCATCAACCGCAGTGTGGAGTTGCAGCACCTGCTGAAAAGCCTGCCGCCTGAACGGGTGGTTTTTGATGAGGCGCACTGCCTGCTGGAGTGGGGGCATGATTTCCGGCCAGATTACCAGAAGGTCACGGTCAGGCTTGCCGAACTGGGACTCAGGCCTGCGCTTTCGGCCTTCACGGCCACGCTTCCGGTGCGCAAGCACAGTGAACTGATCTCTGCCCTGGGGCTCAAATTGCAGGCCAGTGGGGTGCTGACCCGTCCCATTGACCGCCCGAATTTGCACCTGATGGTTCAAACGGTCACCAAAAAAGACAAGTTGCAGCAGGTGGTGGATGTGGTGAACGGTTGCAGCCAGAACCCGCAACTTCGCGGCAAACGCATGATCATCTACTGTGGCAGTCGGGCCAGCACCGAACAAATTGCCTCTTTGCTCAAAGCGCTGGGGTTCAACGCAGAGGCCTACCACGCCGGGCTTTCCCCGCACCTGAGGCAGGACCTGGTGGAGCGTTTCCTCAACCATGAGATCAGCGTGATGGTGGCCACCAATGCGTTTGGGATGGGCATTGACGCTCCAGATGTGCACCTGGTGTTGCATTGCGATGCCCCCCTCTCGCTGGAGGCATACGTGCAGGAGGTGGGCCGGGCTGGCCGGGACCCCGCATTGCAGGCCTTTGCAGTGACTTTGCGCAGCAACGACAGCAAACGGGCCCGCAAACTGATTGAGCGCAGTTACCCCACAGCCGATCAGGTGCGTCACATCCTGGAAACCATTTCAAAGCTGACCTATCCCACCGAGCGGGAACTGTCCGAACAGGGGGAAATTGAAACACAGAATTTGCCCACGGTGTTGCACCTGCTGGAAGAGGCGGGCATCATCGAATACCAGCATGTGCCAGGCTGGCACCGCATTTTCCCCCTGTACGGCGTGCCTCTGCCCAGAGACCAGGAGCTCAAGACATTGATGGAGGCCCAAAAAGAGCAGGGGGTGCACCTCAGCCGACAGTTTTTTCAGGAGGCCACCAGGGTGCAGGACCGCCTGTTCGAGTACAGCCGTCAGGGTTTGCTGGGGGTCACTGCGTCCATCCCAGCCCTGAAAATCACCATTCGCAAATGGGACCTCTCGGCGTATGAGCGGCTGAGAACGCAGCGCATCCAGAGCAAGCTGGAACGCTTCCATGATTTTGAACGTTACCTGGACAGCCCGGTGTGCCGCAACCAGATGCTCAGCAGTTACTTTGAAGGTCGCGTGACGGAGCCGTGTGGGCATTGTGACCATTGCAAAACCGTGGTGGCTTTGCCCTGGGCGCTCTCCGACAGAAAGCGTCAGGTGGACCTCTCGCAGTTGTGGGACCCCAGAAGGGAAATTCTGTCTTTGATGCTGGAGTGGGACAAACAGAAAATGCAGCGCGGGCAGGGCAAAGTCATCGGCCTCTTGATGGGCAGGGAAGGCAGCCAGGATTCGAAAACAGGGAGCTTCAAACCTTACAGTGCAGAAGAACTCAGTTCGCCTCACTTTGCTCGCCTGAAATTTGTGGATGAAAAAAAGGTGCGCCAGGCCCTGGAGGACCTGCTGTCAGAAAGGCATGTGGAGAAAGTGACCCTGGAAAGCGGATTTGATGTGCTCAAACTCACCGACAGGGGCCGGGAACACATCCGGCAGTACCGGAGGTGA